A portion of the Halococcus hamelinensis 100A6 genome contains these proteins:
- the hutU gene encoding urocanate hydratase — translation MSRHGSASTDGGVGEPSEQWRVYQGAPTGTDIECEGWRQEAALRMLNNNLDPDVAEKPEALVVYGGTGRAARSWEAYDAILDELRELGDEETLLVQSGKPVGRFPTHERAPRVLIANSNLVGKWDNWERFHELEAEGKIMYGQMTAGSWAYIGTQGIVQGTYETLAELGRQEYEGDLEGRIVVTGGLGGMSGAQPLAVTMNRGVCIVAEVDARRIERRLETDYLMERAESLDEALDAATAAAEAAEPYSVAVETNVADMLETMVERDFVPDVVTDQTSAHDELEGYYPSGYTVDEADELRASDPERYREASLETMERHVDAVLELQERGAVAFEYGNNLRGQVEEHCDHENAFDFPGFVPAYIRPMFCRGRGPFRWAALSGDPADIHRTDEAVTELFPENDSLTRWIELAQEHVSFQGLPSRVCWLGYETENGVTERARFALRINELVAEGEITAPVVVTRDHLDAGSVASPHRETEAMRDGTDAVADWPILNALLNCAAGADIVSVHDGGGVGIGNALHTNNHVVLDGTELAAEKARRVFTTDPGMGVVRHADAGYEDALDEADRSDVAVPMRDRG, via the coding sequence ATGAGCCGACACGGATCCGCATCGACCGACGGTGGCGTCGGCGAACCGTCCGAGCAGTGGCGTGTGTACCAGGGCGCGCCCACCGGCACCGATATCGAGTGTGAGGGATGGCGTCAGGAAGCCGCCCTTCGAATGCTCAACAACAACCTCGACCCCGACGTGGCCGAGAAACCGGAGGCCCTCGTGGTCTACGGGGGGACCGGCCGTGCGGCCCGAAGCTGGGAGGCCTACGACGCCATCCTCGACGAACTCCGCGAGCTGGGTGACGAGGAGACCCTGCTCGTGCAGTCGGGCAAGCCCGTCGGTCGGTTCCCGACCCACGAGCGCGCGCCTCGCGTCCTCATCGCGAACTCGAATCTGGTGGGGAAGTGGGACAACTGGGAACGGTTCCACGAACTCGAAGCCGAGGGCAAGATCATGTACGGCCAGATGACCGCCGGCTCGTGGGCGTACATCGGCACGCAGGGGATCGTGCAGGGCACCTACGAGACCCTCGCCGAACTCGGTCGCCAGGAGTACGAGGGCGACCTCGAAGGAAGGATCGTCGTCACCGGCGGTCTCGGTGGGATGAGCGGGGCACAGCCCCTCGCGGTGACGATGAATCGGGGTGTCTGTATCGTCGCCGAGGTCGATGCCCGTCGTATCGAGCGCCGGCTCGAAACGGACTACCTGATGGAACGTGCGGAGAGCCTCGACGAGGCGCTCGATGCCGCGACGGCGGCGGCCGAAGCGGCCGAACCCTACAGCGTCGCCGTCGAGACGAACGTCGCGGATATGCTCGAAACGATGGTCGAGCGCGATTTCGTCCCCGACGTCGTGACCGACCAGACGAGCGCCCACGACGAACTCGAAGGCTACTATCCGAGCGGCTACACGGTCGACGAGGCCGACGAGCTCCGGGCGTCGGACCCGGAACGCTACCGCGAAGCGAGCCTCGAAACGATGGAGCGCCACGTCGATGCCGTTCTCGAACTCCAGGAGCGGGGCGCGGTCGCGTTCGAGTACGGCAACAACCTCCGTGGCCAGGTCGAGGAACACTGCGACCACGAGAACGCGTTCGACTTCCCCGGATTCGTTCCGGCGTACATCCGCCCGATGTTCTGTCGCGGCCGTGGGCCGTTTCGCTGGGCGGCGCTGTCGGGCGACCCCGCCGACATCCACCGCACGGACGAGGCGGTCACGGAACTGTTCCCCGAGAACGACTCGCTCACCCGCTGGATCGAGCTCGCACAGGAGCACGTCTCGTTTCAGGGACTCCCCTCGCGGGTCTGTTGGCTCGGGTACGAGACCGAGAACGGCGTCACCGAACGGGCACGGTTCGCGCTTCGAATCAACGAACTGGTCGCCGAGGGCGAGATCACGGCCCCGGTCGTCGTCACGCGCGACCACCTCGACGCGGGCAGCGTCGCCAGCCCCCACCGCGAAACCGAGGCGATGCGCGACGGAACCGACGCGGTCGCCGACTGGCCCATCCTCAACGCCCTGCTCAACTGCGCCGCGGGCGCGGACATCGTGAGCGTCCACGACGGTGGCGGCGTCGGCATCGGCAACGCGCTCCACACGAACAACCACGTCGTGCTCGACGGCACCGAACTCGCCGCCGAGAAAGCCCGTCGCGTCTTCACGACCGACCCCGGCATGGGCGTGGTCCGCCACGCCGACGCGGGCTACGAGGACGCGCTCGACGAGGCCGACCGGTCCGACGTGGCCGTGCCGATGCGGGACCGAGGATGA
- a CDS encoding helix-turn-helix domain-containing protein has translation MHEATFRIEGDGAYAAATAGTDARVELWCNDHCDLLHVTGSASDEILAHVREEVGVQERLQRPDELVVITGDCLQRHEGDLIETYLARHDCLLLPPLRYARGAKSCRVLALDPANLTACYRDLVTAGFSVSVERTREIEAVTHDAPLLTLDGILPDLSTRQRETLAIAHEFGYYEIPRETTTAAIASEVGVERRTAEEHLRRAENKLVAAMIEYVCA, from the coding sequence ATGCACGAGGCGACCTTCCGTATCGAGGGGGATGGAGCGTACGCCGCCGCGACCGCCGGCACGGATGCGCGCGTCGAGCTCTGGTGCAACGACCACTGCGACCTCCTCCACGTCACCGGCAGCGCGAGCGACGAGATACTCGCCCACGTCCGCGAGGAGGTCGGCGTGCAAGAGCGCCTCCAGCGACCGGACGAACTGGTGGTGATCACCGGCGACTGCCTGCAACGCCACGAGGGGGACCTCATCGAGACCTACCTCGCCCGCCACGACTGCCTGCTCTTGCCACCTCTGCGCTACGCCCGCGGCGCGAAGTCCTGTCGCGTGCTCGCGCTCGACCCGGCCAACCTCACGGCGTGCTATCGCGACCTCGTCACGGCGGGGTTCTCGGTCTCGGTCGAGCGAACGCGCGAGATCGAGGCGGTCACCCACGACGCGCCGTTGCTCACCCTCGACGGCATCCTCCCCGACCTCTCGACACGCCAGCGCGAGACCCTCGCGATCGCCCACGAGTTCGGGTACTACGAGATCCCGCGGGAGACCACGACGGCCGCCATCGCCAGTGAAGTCGGTGTCGAACGACGGACCGCCGAGGAACACCTCCGGCGTGCGGAGAACAAGTTGGTCGCGGCGATGATCGAGTACGTGTGCGCCTAG
- a CDS encoding bifunctional metallophosphatase/5'-nucleotidase — translation MADPLTVIGYSDLEGIYDEPESIARLGSFLLSRRDDDTLLVGAGDNTALGVASTVSHNKQGVELPTRPGRAIAAPFYRAVEPDVETFGNHDLDHGPASARTLVRELPTGWTCGNLHTDDGPFGAEAGVRPTRTFETAAGRVGVFGVTTTQLPAITPNASSLRVTNPVDAARTAAADLRERVDYVVGVSHCGRDDPAVATAADADLVVGGHLHERYAGTHDGTLLVRTGGTGVVEATTDGEYTFHDSIGAAPDQALLDTYTRVREALELDTIVAQVDEPVVRDRETLTAGESRLGNFVADAYRVATDADVGVMHASSLRTGPPLAGDVSAGDVIAVSPFGNRLTTLSVSGTALRKALAVACPSAETERWLLSVSGASVVWDDTTDTFEAVRIDGDPLAADREYTVAIQEYFVVTETMPTLTGEDVRSYHGLQYDHLVAHAANGGLAVGTGDRIARPEQ, via the coding sequence ATGGCCGACCCGCTCACCGTGATCGGATATTCGGACCTCGAAGGGATCTACGACGAGCCGGAATCCATCGCCCGACTCGGGAGCTTCCTTCTGTCACGACGGGACGACGACACGCTGCTGGTCGGAGCCGGCGACAACACGGCCCTCGGGGTCGCATCGACCGTCTCGCACAACAAACAGGGTGTCGAGCTTCCGACACGTCCCGGGCGTGCGATCGCGGCACCGTTCTACCGAGCGGTCGAGCCGGACGTCGAGACGTTCGGCAACCACGACCTCGACCACGGACCCGCGAGCGCGAGGACGCTCGTTCGCGAGCTTCCGACCGGCTGGACGTGTGGGAACCTCCACACCGACGACGGACCGTTCGGCGCGGAAGCAGGCGTCCGACCGACGCGTACCTTCGAGACGGCGGCCGGTCGTGTCGGTGTCTTCGGCGTGACGACCACCCAGCTCCCGGCGATCACGCCGAACGCGTCCAGCCTCCGGGTGACGAACCCGGTCGACGCCGCACGGACGGCTGCCGCCGACCTCCGCGAGCGGGTCGACTACGTGGTCGGGGTCTCCCACTGCGGTCGCGACGACCCGGCGGTGGCAACCGCCGCCGATGCCGACCTCGTGGTCGGGGGCCACCTCCACGAGCGGTACGCCGGAACCCACGACGGCACACTGCTCGTCCGAACGGGCGGGACCGGCGTCGTGGAAGCGACGACTGACGGCGAGTACACGTTCCACGACTCGATAGGGGCGGCCCCCGACCAGGCTCTGCTCGACACCTACACTCGGGTTCGGGAAGCGCTCGAACTCGATACGATCGTCGCGCAGGTCGACGAACCGGTCGTCCGCGACAGGGAGACGCTCACCGCCGGCGAGTCACGGCTGGGAAACTTCGTCGCCGATGCGTACCGGGTGGCGACCGACGCCGACGTCGGGGTCATGCACGCCAGCTCCCTTCGGACGGGACCGCCGCTCGCCGGCGACGTCTCCGCGGGGGACGTGATCGCCGTCTCGCCGTTCGGCAATCGGTTGACGACGCTCTCCGTATCGGGAACCGCGCTCCGGAAGGCGCTCGCGGTCGCCTGTCCCTCCGCCGAGACCGAGCGCTGGCTGCTCTCGGTCTCGGGTGCGTCGGTCGTCTGGGACGATACGACCGACACGTTCGAGGCGGTCCGCATCGACGGCGACCCGCTCGCCGCGGACCGCGAATACACGGTCGCGATTCAGGAGTACTTCGTCGTCACCGAGACGATGCCCACGTTGACCGGGGAGGACGTCCGCTCGTATCACGGGTTGCAGTACGACCACCTCGTCGCGCACGCGGCGAACGGCGGCCTCGCGGTCGGTACCGGGGACCGTATCGCCAGACCGGAGCAGTGA
- a CDS encoding O-acetylhomoserine aminocarboxypropyltransferase/cysteine synthase family protein, translating to MSDDPTDQSTATDALHAGQEPDPATGARAPPLYQTTSYVFEDAEDAAAQFALEKPGYIYSRLMNPTVETLQERMATLEGGVGAAATGSGMAALDLTTFLLASAGDNIVSASSLYGGTYTYLTHSVERRGVSTRFVDTLDYDAYEEAIDDETAYVHLETIGNPALDTPDIRRVADIAHDNGAPLFVDNTFATPALCRPLDHGADLVWNSTTKWLHGSGTTVGGVVVDGGSFPWADYPEKYPEIATDNPAYHGVNFVEAFGDAAFTYAAIARGLRDLGNQQSPFDAWQTLQGLETLPLRMDRHCENAMAVAEYLQDHEAVAWVTYPGLDSHPTHETASEYLDGGYGGMITFGLAGGYEAARKTVESTELASLLANVGDAKTLIIHPASTTHQQLSDAEKESSGVTDDLVRLSVGIEDPAHIVADLDRAIESTQ from the coding sequence ATGAGCGACGATCCCACAGACCAGTCGACCGCGACCGACGCGCTCCACGCGGGACAGGAACCGGACCCGGCGACCGGCGCACGCGCCCCGCCGCTCTACCAGACCACCTCCTACGTCTTCGAGGACGCCGAGGACGCCGCCGCCCAGTTCGCGCTCGAAAAACCCGGCTACATCTACTCCCGGCTGATGAACCCGACGGTGGAGACCCTCCAGGAGCGCATGGCGACGCTCGAAGGCGGCGTCGGGGCGGCCGCCACCGGCTCTGGAATGGCCGCGCTGGACCTCACGACGTTCCTGCTCGCGTCGGCCGGCGACAACATCGTCTCGGCGTCCTCGCTCTACGGCGGGACCTACACCTACCTCACCCACTCGGTCGAGCGCCGGGGGGTCTCGACGCGGTTCGTCGACACCCTCGACTACGACGCCTACGAGGAGGCCATCGACGACGAGACGGCGTACGTCCACCTCGAAACGATCGGGAACCCGGCGCTCGACACCCCCGACATCCGGCGGGTGGCGGACATCGCCCACGACAACGGTGCCCCGCTGTTCGTCGACAACACCTTCGCGACGCCCGCGCTCTGTCGGCCGCTCGACCACGGTGCCGACCTCGTCTGGAACTCGACGACCAAGTGGCTCCACGGCTCCGGCACGACCGTCGGCGGCGTCGTCGTCGACGGTGGCTCGTTCCCCTGGGCCGACTATCCCGAGAAGTACCCCGAGATCGCGACGGACAACCCGGCCTACCACGGCGTGAACTTCGTCGAGGCCTTCGGGGACGCGGCGTTCACCTACGCCGCGATCGCTCGCGGGCTCCGCGACCTCGGCAATCAGCAGTCACCGTTCGACGCCTGGCAGACCCTCCAGGGGCTGGAGACGCTCCCGCTCCGGATGGACCGCCACTGCGAGAACGCGATGGCCGTCGCGGAGTACCTCCAGGACCACGAGGCGGTCGCCTGGGTCACGTACCCCGGACTCGACTCCCATCCGACCCACGAGACCGCGAGCGAGTACCTCGACGGTGGCTACGGCGGCATGATCACCTTCGGATTGGCGGGCGGCTACGAGGCCGCCCGGAAGACCGTCGAGTCGACCGAGCTCGCGAGCCTGCTCGCCAACGTCGGCGACGCGAAGACGCTCATCATCCACCCCGCGAGCACCACCCACCAGCAGCTGAGCGACGCCGAGAAGGAATCCTCCGGCGTTACCGACGACCTGGTCCGTCTGTCGGTG